In one window of Brassica rapa cultivar Chiifu-401-42 chromosome A07, CAAS_Brap_v3.01, whole genome shotgun sequence DNA:
- the LOC103829932 gene encoding ABC transporter G family member 37 isoform X2, whose translation MANMAGADEIESLRVELAEIGRSIRSSFHRHTSSFRSGSSRYEPDHDGEGNNTNAEYALQWAEIERLPTVKRMRSSLLDDGDESMAEKGKRVVDVTKLGAMERHLMIEKLIKHIENDNLKLLKKIRRRIDRVGMELPTIEVRYEGLKVEAECEIVEGKALPTLWNTAKRVLSELVKLTGAKTREAKISILNDVNGIIKPGRLTLLLGPPGCGKTTLLKALSGNLENNLKCSGEISYNGHRLDEFVPQKTSAYISQYDLHIAEMTVRETVDFSARCQGVGSRTEIMMEVSKREKEAGIIPDTEVDAYMKAISVEGLERSLQTDYILKILGLDICAETLIGDVMRRGISGGQKKRLTTAEMIVGPTKALFMDEITNGLDSSTAFQIVKSLQQLAHISNATVVVSLLQPAPESFDLFDDVMLMAKGKIVYHGPRGEVLNFFEECGFQCPERKGVADYLQEVISRKDQAQYWRHEDVPYSFVSVDMLSKKFKDFSIGKKIEDALSKPYDRSKSHKDALSFSVYSLPNWEMFIACISREYLLMKRNYFVYIFKTGQLVMAAFITMTVFIRTRMGIDILHGNSYMSALFFAVIILLVDGFPELAMTAQRLAVFYKQKQLCFYPAWAYAIPATVLKVPLSLLESFVWTGLTYYVIGYTPEASRFFKQFILLFLVHFTSISMFRCLAAIFQTVVASVTAGSFGILITFVFAGFVIPPPSMPAWLKWGFWANPLSYSEIGLSVNEFLAPRWNQIQPSTNLTLGRTILESRGLNYDGYMYWVSLCALVGFTVLFNTIFTLALTFLKSPTSSRAMISQEKLSELQGTEDTTDYSSIKKKTTDSPVKTEGKMVLPFKPLTVTFQELNYFVDTPVEMREQGYANKKLQLLTDITGAFRPGILTALMGVSGAGKTTLLDVLAGRKTSGYIEGDIRISGFPKVQETFARVSGYCEQTDIHSPNITVEESVIYSAWLRLAPEIESATKTVRISSFFFFFLLLPRANSTPISTQSLQEFVRQVLETIELDEIKDALVGVAGESGLSTEQRKRLTIAVELVANPSIIFMDEPTTGLDARAAAIVMRAVKNVADTGRTIVCTIHQPSIDIFEAFDELVLLKRGGRMIYTGPLGLNSCHIIEYFENVPGVPKIRDNHNPATWMLDVSSQSAEVELGVDFAKIYHESPLFKSNSELVKQLSQPDSGSSDLQFKRTYAQSWYGQFKSILWKMNLSYWRNPSYNLMRLIHTLISSLIFGALFWKQGQKIDTQQSVFTVVGAIYGAVLFLGINNCASALRNLETERNVMYRERFAGMYSATAYALGQVVTEIPYLFIQAAEFVIITYPMIGFYPSTYKVFWALYSMFTSLLTYNYLAMFLISITPNFMVASILQSIFFVNFNLFSGFLIPETQVPRWWIWLYYITPTSWTLNGFFSAQYENIHEEIIVFGESTTASKFLEDYFGFHHDRLAVTAVVQIAFPIALALMFAFFVGKLNFQRR comes from the exons ATGGCTAATATGGCTGGAGCAGACGAGATTGAGTCGTTGAGAGTGGAGCTTGCAGAGATTGGAAGAAGCATCAGATCATCGTTCCATAGACACACCTCGAGTTTCAGAAGCGGCTCTTCAAGGTATGAACCTGATCATGATGGTGAGGGCAATAATACGAATGCAGAGTATGCTCTGCAATGGGCTGAGATCGAGAGATTGCCAACCGTCAAACGCATGAGATCCTCTCTCcttgatgatggtgatgagtCCATGGCCGAGAAAGGTAAAAGAGTCGTTGATGTCACGAAGCTTGGAGCCATGGAACGTCATCTGATGATTGAGAAACTCATCAAACACATTGAGAATGATAATCTCAAGTTGCTCAAGAAAATCAGGAGAAGAATAGACAG AGTTGGAATGGAGTTACCGACCATAGAAGTGAGGTATGAGGGTTTAAAAGTGGAGGCAGAGTGCGAGATTGTTGAAGGGAAGGCACTTCCAACACTGTGGAACACTGCTAAGCGTGTTTTGTCT GAACTGGTGAAGCTCACTGGTGCAAAAACACGAGAAGCCAAGATAAGCATTCTTAATGATGTTAATGGCATTATAAAACCAGGAAG GTTAACACTGTTGCTTGGTCCTCCTGGATGTGGAAAAACGACTTTGTTAAAGGCCTTATCAGGAAACTTAGAAAACAATCTAAAG TGTTCAGGTGAAATCTCCTACAATGGGCATAGACTTGACGAGTTTGTTCCTCAGAAAACATCCGCGTACATAAGCCAATATGATCTGCACATTGCTGAGATGACAGTGAGGGAGACAGTCGACTTCTCAGCTCGTTGTCAGGGTGTTGGAAGCCGAACAG AAATTATGATGGAAGTTAGTAAAAGAGAAAAGGAAGCAGGAATCATTCCTGACACAGAAGTGGATGCTTACATGAAA GCAATATCTGTTGAAGGACTTGAAAGAAGTCTGCAAACAGATTACATCTTGAAG ATTCTTGGACTCGACATTTGCGCAGAAACATTGATTGGAGATGTGATGAGGAGAGGCATATCAGGGGGCCAAAAGAAACGTCTTACCACAG CCGAGATGATCGTTGGTCCAACAAAGGCACTGTTTATGGATGAAATAACAAACGGCTTAGACAGTTCCACGGCTTTTCAGATTGTTAAATCTCTTCAGCAGCTGGCTCACATATCAAACGCTACTGTTGTTGTTTCGCTTCTTCAACCTGCTCCAGAGTCCTTTGACCTCTTTGATGACGTTATGCTGATGGCCAAGGGGAAAATAGTGTATCATGGCCCACGCGGTGAGGTCCTGAACTTCTTTGAGGAGTGTGGATTCCAATGCCCTGAAAGGAAAGGTGTTGCAGACTATCTCCAGGAG GTTATATCAAGAAAAGACCAAGCACAATACTGGCGGCATGAGGATGTACCTTATAGCTTTGTCTCGGTAGACATGTTGTCGAAGAAATTCAAGGACTTCAGCATCGGGAAGAAGATTGAGGACGCTCTATCTAAGCCATATGATAGATCAAAAAGCCATAAGGATGCTCTTTCCTTCAGCGTGTACTCTCTACCAAACTGGGAGATGTTCATAGCTTGCATATCAAGAGAGTATCTTCTCATGAAGAGAAACTATTTCGTCTATATATTCAAGACGGGTCAG CTTGTGATGGCAGCATTCATCACTATGACTGTGTTTATCCGAACACGGATGGGTATTGATATCCTTCATGGAAACTCTTACATGAGTGCCCTCTTCTTCGCCGTCATCATTCTTCTTGTTGATGGATTCCCTGAGTTGGCTATGACGGCTCAACGCTTAGCGGTGTTTTACAAACAGAAGCAGTTGTGTTTCTATCCAGCATGGGCTTATGCAATCCCTGCAACGGTGTTAAAGGTCCCACTGTCATTACTGGAATCTTTCGTTTGGACCGGCCTGACATACTATGTCATTGGGTACACCCCTGAAGCTTCCAG GTTCTTCAAGCAGTTCATTCTACTGTTTCTTGTTCACTTCACTTCGATATCCATGTTTCGGTGCCTCGCTGCAATCTTCCAGACAGTAGTTGCTTCAGTCACAGCTGGCAGTTTTGGTATATTAATCACATTTGTCTTTGCCGGTTTTGTCATTCCACCAC CTTCTATGCCTGCATGGCTCAAGTGGGGTTTCTGGGCGAATCCTTTGAGTTACAGTGAGATTGGGCTATCGGTAAATGAGTTTCTTGCTCCAAGGTGGAACCAG ATACAACCAAGTACTAATCTTACCTTAGGTAGAACCATACTCGAAAGCCGTGGACTGAACTACGATGGTTATATGTATTGGGTATCACTCTGTGCCTTGGTGGGTTTCACTGTGCTCTTCAACACAATTTTCACTCTGGCGCTGACTTTCCTGAAAT CACCAACATCATCACGAGCCATGATCTCACAAGAAAAACTCTCTGAGCTGCAAGGAACAGAAGATACAACAGACTACTCTTCCATCAAGAAAAAGACCACAGATTCCCCTGTAAAAACAGAAG GCAAGATGGTGTTACCTTTCAAGCCCCTCACTGTAACATTTCAAGAACTAAACTACTTCGTTGACACTCCAGTG GAGATGAGAGAGCAAGGATATGCTAACAAGAAGCTGCAACTACTCACAGACATCACCGGAGCTTTCCGTCCGGGAATCCTAACGGCGTTAATGGGAGTGAGCGGAGCCGGAAAGACCACACTCCTCGACGTCCTAGCCGGAAGAAAAACGAGCGGATACATAGAAGGCGACATCAGAATCAGCGGCTTCCCTAAAGTCCAAGAAACGTTCGCCAGAGTCTCAGGCTACTGCGAACAAACAGATATTCACTCACCAAACATCACCGTCGAAGAATCCGTCATCTACTCCGCTTGGCTCCGTCTCGCTCCTGAGATCGAGTCCGCAACCAAAACCGTACGCAtctcctccttcttcttcttcttccttcttcttccccGCGCAAATTCGACACCAATCTCAACCCAATCTTTACAGGAATTCGTGAGGCAAGTGCTGGAGACGATCGAGTTAGACGAGATCAAGGATGCGTTGGTGGGAGTCGCCGGAGAGAGCGGATTATCGACGGAGCAGAGGAAACGGCTTACGATCGCGGTGGAGTTGGTGGCGAATCCGTCGATCATCTTCATGGACGAGCCTACGACGGGATTGGATGCAAGAGCAGCCGCCATTGTTATGAGAGCTGTGAAGAACGTAGCTGACACTGGACGAACCATCGTCTGCACTATTCATCAGCCTAGCATAGATATTTTCGAAGCTTTCGACGAG TTGGTCCTTCTCAAAAGAGGTGGTCGCATGATCTACACAGGACCACTAGGCCTAAACTCATGTCATATTATTGAGTATTTTGAG aatgTTCCCGGAGTTCCTAAAATAAGAGACAACCACAATCCTGCAACATGGATGCTTGATGTTAGTTCACAATCTGCGGAAGTTGAACTTGGTGTCGATTTCGCTAAAATCTACCACGAATCCCCTCTTTTCAA GAGCAACTCAGAGCTTGTGAAACAGTTGAGCCAACCAGATTCAGGGTCAAGTGATTTACAGTTTAAAAGAACTTATGCACAGAGCTGGTATGGACAATTCAAATCCATTTTGTGGAAGATGAACTTGTCTTACTGGAGGAACCCTTCTTATAACCTAATGCGTTTGATTCACACattaatctcttctttgatctTCGGCGCACTCTTTTGGAAACAAGGCCAGAAAAT AGATACTCAACAAAGTGTGTTCACTGTAGTTGGAGCGATCTATGGGGCTGTGCTTTTCTTAGGGATTAACAATTGTGCATCAGCTCTTCGGAATTTAGAAACAGAACGTAATGTTATGTACCGTGAAAGATTTGCAGGAATGTACTCAGCAACAGCTTATGCATTAGGTCAAGTTGTGACTGAGATACCTTACTTGTTCATACAAGCAGCCGAGTTTGTGATCATAACATATCCTATGATCGGTTTCTATCCTTCGACCTACAAAGTCTTTTGGGCACTCTACTCTATGTTCACTTCACTTCTCACTTACAACTATCTCGCAATGTTCCTCATCTCCATCACACCAAACTTCATGGTTGCCTCGATTCTTCAGTCCATCTTCTTTGTTAACTTTAACCTCTTTTCCGGGTTCTTGATTCCTGAAACG CAAGTTCCAAGGTGGTGGATTTGGTTATATTATATAACACCAACGTCATGGACACTCAACGGGTTTTTCTCGGCTCAGTATGAAAATATTCATGAGGAGATCATTGTCTTTGGAGAATCCACGACGGCTTCAAAATTCTTAGAAGACTATTTTGGATTCCATCATGACCGTTTGGCAGTTACAGCAGTTGTTCAAATCGCTTTTCCTATTGCATTGGCTTTGATGTTTGCATTCTTTGTTGGCAAACTCAATTTccaaagaagatga